Proteins co-encoded in one Prunus persica cultivar Lovell chromosome G6, Prunus_persica_NCBIv2, whole genome shotgun sequence genomic window:
- the LOC18772896 gene encoding tubulin-folding cofactor C, translating into MENEEEAALSSSPNPLDVDPALQKKHQSMLDRLTNRHQTRLGSSLTRRSAESDSSSSPSFESTSTFLSRFSNSKSSIESQLAQCRFGLSESTQVKPQLDQISSSISDLEKLVAENSYFLPSYEVRSSLKTISDLRQSLEILSSELLPKKKFAFKNKPTRKDPIFESKEQEEEKKPEKPGFRVPESPGFWNKKGEILVHKFKGSELGEFTIADLDSCEVRLTGSVRALFVHRLRNCKVYTGPVTGSVLIDGVERCVFIMASHQIRIHNAKRSDFYLRVRSRPIIEDSCGVRFAPYCLSYQGIEDELREASLDGETKNWSNVDDFLWLRAVQSPNWSILPEDERVGLVDISNSEES; encoded by the coding sequence atggaaaatgaagaagaagcagctcTCTCGTCTAGCCCTAATCCCCTAGATGTGGACCCAGCCCTCCAAAAGAAGCACCAATCAATGCTCGACCGTCTCACCAACCGTCACCAAACTCGCTTAGGCAGCTCACTCACCCGCCGATCCGCGGAGTCCGACTCGtcctcttctccttcctttGAGTCCACATCAACCTTCCTTTCCCGTTTTTCCAACTCCAAGAGCTCCATCGAGTCTCAACTCGCTCAATGTCGATTCGGACTCTCCGAGTCGACTCAAGTCAAACCCCAGCTCGACCAAATCTCCTCCTCCATCTCCGATCTCGAGAAGCTCGTCGCCGAGAACTCGTATTTTTTAccctcgtacgaagttcggtCCTCGCTCAAAACGATATCAGATTTGAGGCAAAGTCTCGAGATTTTGAGCTCCGAGTTATTACCCAAGAAGAAATTCGCtttcaagaacaaacccacCAGAAAAGACCCAATCTTCGAATCCAAAGAgcaggaggaagagaagaaaccTGAGAAACCCGGTTTCAGGGTTCCGGAGTCCCCGGGTTTTTGGAACAAGAAAGGCGAGATTTTGGTGCATAAATTTAAGGGATCGGAATTGGGAGAATTTACGATTGCGGACCTTGATTCCTGTGAGGTGAGGCTAACAGGTTCTGTGAGAGCGCTTTTTGTTCATAGATTAAGGAACTGTAAGGTTTATACAGGCCCTGTAACGGGTTCGGTTCTAATTGATGGGGTTGAAAGATGTGTTTTTATAATGGCGTCGCATCAAATTCGGATTCACAATGCAAAAAGGAGTGATTTTTATCTGAGGGTGAGGAGCCGGCCTATAATTGAGGACAGTTGCGGCGTGAGGTTTGCGCCATACTGTTTGAGCTATCAAGGGATTGAGGACGAGCTTAGGGAGGCCAGTCTTGATGGGGAGACGAAGAATTGGAGCAATGTGGATGATTTCCTCTGGTTGCGGGCGGTTCAGTCGCCAAATTGGTCAATTTTGCCGGAGGATGAGAGAGTTGGTCTAGTTGATATTTCAAATTCCGAGGAGAGTTAG
- the LOC18772371 gene encoding 50S ribosomal protein L29, chloroplastic translates to MLGAISIAPSSTVTFPARLLSPIPKSSFNGLRFQRACPNTVVRLPTASFRRPCSSSSVVMMAKREEEMKEIRTKTTEEINEEVVELKGELFMLRLQKSARNEFTSSEFRRMRKRIARLLTVKREREIEEGIGKRLSRKFDRQWKRSIVVRPPPSLIKLQEEEAAAEAAEKAA, encoded by the exons ATGTTGGGCGCAATCTCCATAGCTCCATCTTCAACGGTTACATTCCCGGCAAGGCTGCTCTCGCCAATCCCCAAGTCCTCGTTCAATGGCCTGCGATTCCAACGCGCTTGCCCGAACACTGTCGTTCGTCTCCCAACGGCGTCGTTTCGGAGGCCTTGCTCGTCGTCTTCGGTGGTGATGATGgccaagagagaagaagagatgaaGGAAATCAGAACCAAAACCACCGAAGAAATCAACGAGGAGGTGGTTGAGCTCAAAGGTGAGCTCTTCATGCTTCGCCTCCAGAAATCGGCTCGCAACGAGTTCACATCCAGCGAGTTCCGTCGAATGCGCAAAAGg ATTGCTCGCTTGCTCACTGTTAAACGAGAAAGAGAGATTGAGGAGGGAATCGGTAAGAGGTTGTCAAGGAAGTTCGATCGACAATGGAAGAGGAGCATTGTTGTCAGACCACCTCCGTCATTGATTAAGTTGCAAGAGGAAGAAGCAGCTGCAGAAGCAGCTGAGAAGGCTGCATGA